Proteins encoded in a region of the Apilactobacillus apisilvae genome:
- a CDS encoding alpha/beta hydrolase, with the protein MSKTARTNVILIIITVFVAFFAVFFAIRSDHIIKNNASSGGLGFGGGYNTPTLYVHGMRGSNKSTNHLATIASRDGGHRALVVFVDKDGNINYKGNLNLQTSKPIIQVIFKKKFTPVKQQTKWLHEILKHLKDHYGFNYYNAVGHSTGALSILEVVAKHNKDESMPKLQKFVSIAGPYDGLLTINDRPNRNYVNSNGKPNIMYPSNKWYPAYTSLLNDCKDFPKNVQILNIYGNDSSNTNSDGIVSTASAKSLKYLVSKRVSDYQEIPIYGMNGEHSRLHNNIAVDHIIARFLFDRN; encoded by the coding sequence TTGAGTAAAACAGCAAGAACTAATGTTATCTTAATCATTATTACCGTTTTTGTTGCTTTTTTTGCAGTGTTTTTTGCAATTAGAAGTGATCATATTATCAAAAATAATGCCTCTTCAGGTGGTTTAGGATTTGGTGGTGGATATAATACGCCAACTCTTTATGTCCATGGGATGCGAGGCTCTAATAAATCGACTAATCATCTAGCTACAATTGCCAGTCGTGACGGTGGTCATCGTGCATTGGTGGTATTTGTAGATAAAGATGGTAATATCAATTACAAGGGTAATTTAAATTTACAAACTAGCAAACCAATTATTCAGGTTATATTTAAAAAGAAATTTACGCCAGTTAAACAACAAACTAAATGGCTTCATGAAATTTTAAAACATTTAAAAGACCATTATGGATTCAATTATTACAATGCCGTGGGGCATTCAACAGGGGCATTGTCAATTTTAGAAGTCGTTGCTAAGCACAATAAGGATGAATCAATGCCTAAATTGCAAAAGTTTGTTTCAATTGCTGGACCTTATGATGGATTACTAACAATTAATGATCGACCAAATCGAAATTATGTAAATAGTAATGGTAAACCTAATATTATGTATCCATCTAATAAATGGTATCCAGCTTATACTTCATTATTAAATGACTGTAAAGATTTTCCAAAAAATGTTCAAATTCTAAATATTTATGGAAACGACAGTAGTAATACTAATTCTGATGGCATTGTTTCAACAGCTTCTGCTAAGTCGCTTAAATACTTAGTTTCAAAAAGGGTAAGCGATTATCAAGAAATTCCAATTTATGGGATGAATGGTGAACACAGTAGGTTGCATAACAATATTGCTGTTGATCATATCATTGCACGTTTTTTATTTGACCGAAATTAA
- the map gene encoding type I methionyl aminopeptidase: MITLKSPREIEMMAKSGAVLAGVHKGLRKMIKPGLDTWDIEEFANKYITEHGATPSEKGFDGYKFATCISINDEVAHGIPRKGLLLKEGDVLKVDMTVNKDGFESDSCWTYKVGKMAAEDEKLMKVCHDALYRGIDQAVIGNRLGDIGFACQDYIENQNHMGDVRELIGHGIQPTMHEKPNVPAYGEKGQGLRLKEGMTITIEPMVNLGTWEITDRYDKKDDWTYYVSSDGTNSAQYEHTIAITKDGPKILTSQDDDIDEKYKLKF, translated from the coding sequence TTGATTACACTAAAATCACCAAGAGAAATCGAAATGATGGCTAAATCAGGTGCTGTTTTAGCTGGTGTTCACAAAGGATTAAGAAAGATGATTAAGCCAGGTTTAGATACTTGGGATATCGAAGAATTCGCTAATAAATATATTACAGAACATGGTGCTACTCCTTCTGAAAAAGGATTTGATGGCTACAAATTTGCTACTTGTATCTCTATCAATGATGAAGTGGCTCATGGAATTCCACGTAAAGGTCTACTATTAAAAGAAGGCGACGTCTTAAAAGTAGATATGACTGTTAATAAAGATGGCTTTGAAAGTGACTCCTGCTGGACATATAAAGTTGGTAAAATGGCGGCAGAAGACGAAAAATTAATGAAAGTATGTCATGATGCATTATATCGTGGTATTGATCAAGCTGTTATTGGTAATCGTTTAGGTGATATTGGTTTTGCTTGCCAAGATTATATCGAAAATCAAAATCATATGGGTGATGTTCGTGAACTAATCGGTCACGGAATTCAACCTACAATGCATGAAAAACCAAATGTTCCTGCATATGGTGAAAAAGGTCAAGGTCTTCGTCTAAAAGAAGGTATGACTATTACCATTGAACCAATGGTTAATCTCGGAACTTGGGAAATTACTGATCGTTATGACAAAAAAGATGATTGGACTTACTATGTTTCTTCTGACGGAACTAACTCAGCTCAATATGAACATACTATCGCCATCACTAAAGATGGTCCTAAAATTTTAACCTCACAAGATGATGATATTGATGAAAAATATAAACTAAAATTCTAA
- a CDS encoding phosphoglycerate dehydrogenase, translated as MAEKVIIPKEFEKYLKPRFEERGFEVISLNSEQKNSLLEHKDADGIVVNTSPLSKDIIDQMPNLKVISRFGVGYNNVDLEHAKEKGIYVTNTPAGNEVSVAENTVADILLMSKDLYNVSKHMRNGDNDYAFDNPSHDLRDKTVGIIGYGNIGHYVAKLLSSFGVNILIWNRSKKESPYGKFVEWDELLKKSDYVSLHLPAVKGTIGSINKDSFKMMKNTAHIINFARGAVINQADLVAALKQGEIAGAGLDVYENEPLPMDDELRKLDNVFITPHSASNSVESFTKIAEMDVSEITKVLNGEKPDHCVNGL; from the coding sequence ATGGCTGAAAAAGTTATCATTCCTAAAGAATTTGAAAAATATTTAAAACCTAGATTTGAAGAACGAGGTTTTGAAGTTATTTCACTAAATAGTGAGCAAAAAAATTCATTGCTAGAACATAAAGATGCTGATGGTATTGTTGTTAACACATCCCCTTTATCTAAGGACATTATCGATCAAATGCCTAATCTAAAAGTGATATCTCGCTTTGGCGTTGGTTATAACAACGTTGATTTAGAACATGCTAAAGAAAAGGGAATCTATGTAACCAATACTCCAGCTGGTAATGAAGTATCAGTTGCTGAAAATACTGTTGCTGATATTTTGTTAATGTCAAAAGACTTATATAATGTTTCTAAGCATATGCGTAATGGCGATAATGATTATGCTTTTGATAATCCTTCCCATGATTTAAGAGATAAAACCGTTGGAATTATTGGTTACGGGAATATTGGACATTACGTTGCTAAACTATTATCTAGTTTTGGTGTGAATATATTAATTTGGAATCGGAGTAAAAAAGAATCACCATATGGTAAGTTTGTTGAATGGGATGAATTATTAAAGAAGTCAGACTATGTTAGTCTTCATTTACCAGCTGTAAAAGGAACGATTGGTTCAATTAATAAAGATTCCTTTAAAATGATGAAAAATACAGCTCACATTATTAACTTTGCTCGTGGGGCAGTCATTAATCAAGCTGATTTAGTAGCTGCCTTAAAACAAGGTGAAATTGCAGGTGCTGGTTTAGATGTTTATGAAAACGAACCATTGCCAATGGATGATGAATTAAGAAAACTTGATAATGTCTTTATTACTCCACATAGTGCAAGTAATTCAGTTGAATCTTTTACTAAAATAGCCGAAATGGATGTTAGTGAAATTACAAAAGTCTTGAATGGTGAAAAACCAGATCATTGTGTTAATGGTCTATAA
- a CDS encoding BCCT family transporter, translating into MRRIIIFKSKNIDKLVFIPTVILFFGVSIFLMIGGSSLQGVLNIVLSWITGNMGWGYMWIYIINFLFFGYLIFSKYGNIRLGDVDEKPAYSNFQWGSMVFATAIDASILMLSMVDPLRYVQSPEGGVKPFSESAYNLAHMYGQYDWGPMAWLMFGAPTIAIGYMMYNKKRKIQSLSDAITILDGDSLWKNITKKIVNILVVFGIMGGVGASVGLEIPIISNVLSSLTGLPDNLMMKIGLFLVLFVIFSAAVFKGLNGGIDKLSNAHIWTAIIFLAIVLILGPTVYILKSETNSVGVLIQKFIPMSLNTVPNGNPSIEQQETIFYWGWWLSYMPFMGLFIAKLSRGRTIRQVLVGMLTYGALGCMSFYAILGGYSLWLQKTGTIDLVHILNTQGQAAVISAVVGSLPMKYLMFAIYFLSCFVFLATTISSSAFVLSSFTSLPLKPGQEPSRLNRMTWVVVFIIFSFSLVLVGGFETVQTFCTLAGFPLMFVCVLIIISVFKMIREDKSIIKTNSFVNRRRRKKAATVERKSAIKGKLILWPKNTINKKK; encoded by the coding sequence ATGAGGAGGATTATTATTTTTAAAAGTAAAAATATTGACAAACTAGTCTTTATTCCTACTGTAATTTTATTCTTTGGGGTTTCTATCTTCTTAATGATTGGTGGATCTTCCCTTCAAGGAGTGTTGAACATTGTCCTAAGCTGGATAACTGGCAATATGGGATGGGGATACATGTGGATTTACATAATTAACTTTCTTTTCTTTGGATATCTTATTTTTTCTAAATATGGAAATATCCGATTAGGGGATGTTGATGAAAAACCTGCTTACAGTAACTTCCAGTGGGGAAGCATGGTTTTTGCGACAGCAATTGATGCAAGTATTTTAATGTTGAGTATGGTTGATCCATTAAGATATGTTCAAAGTCCAGAAGGTGGAGTAAAGCCATTTTCTGAATCTGCATATAACTTAGCACATATGTATGGCCAATATGATTGGGGTCCAATGGCATGGTTAATGTTTGGAGCACCTACGATTGCAATTGGCTATATGATGTATAATAAAAAACGCAAAATTCAATCATTAAGTGATGCAATTACCATTTTAGATGGTGATTCATTATGGAAGAATATCACTAAAAAGATTGTAAATATTTTAGTTGTATTTGGAATCATGGGTGGTGTTGGAGCTTCTGTTGGACTAGAAATTCCTATTATTTCCAATGTATTAAGTTCTTTAACCGGACTACCAGATAATTTAATGATGAAAATTGGACTTTTCTTAGTTCTATTTGTTATTTTCTCTGCTGCTGTATTTAAGGGGCTTAATGGTGGAATTGATAAGTTAAGTAATGCTCATATTTGGACAGCTATTATCTTTTTAGCAATTGTCCTTATTTTGGGCCCAACTGTTTATATTCTTAAATCTGAAACAAATAGTGTTGGAGTATTAATTCAAAAGTTCATTCCAATGAGTTTGAATACTGTTCCTAACGGTAATCCTAGTATTGAACAACAAGAAACAATCTTCTATTGGGGTTGGTGGCTATCATACATGCCTTTTATGGGATTATTTATTGCCAAATTATCTCGTGGACGTACTATTCGTCAAGTGTTAGTAGGAATGCTTACTTATGGTGCTTTAGGCTGTATGAGTTTTTATGCAATTTTAGGTGGTTACTCTTTATGGTTGCAAAAGACTGGAACTATTGATCTAGTTCATATATTGAATACACAAGGCCAGGCAGCTGTTATTTCAGCAGTTGTTGGCTCATTACCAATGAAGTATTTAATGTTTGCTATCTATTTCTTATCTTGTTTTGTATTCTTGGCAACAACTATTTCATCTTCAGCATTTGTACTTTCATCATTTACTAGCTTACCTTTAAAACCTGGTCAAGAACCTAGTCGATTAAATAGAATGACTTGGGTAGTCGTATTCATTATCTTTTCATTTAGTTTAGTGTTAGTTGGTGGTTTTGAGACAGTTCAAACGTTCTGTACATTAGCTGGTTTCCCATTGATGTTTGTATGTGTATTAATCATTATTTCAGTATTTAAGATGATTAGAGAAGATAAATCAATTATTAAAACTAATAGTTTTGTTAACCGTCGTCGAAGGAAAAAAGCTGCTACGGTTGAAAGAAAAAGTGCTATTAAGGGTAAATTAATTTTATGGCCCAAAAACACAATTAATAAGAAAAAATAA
- a CDS encoding sugar O-acetyltransferase translates to MKTERQKMTDGEPYKQFDEDLQARRRYIRKQLKLINNLDDNSKQNDLIKQLFGDCGKSLWIEDGLEFDYGYNIHIGDSFYGNYHLTLLDTCPITIGDNCYFGPDVGLYTPVHPINPDERKADVESGKPITIGNNCWLGGHVTVLPGVTLGENVVVGAGSVVTKSFGDNVVLVGNPARVIKTVK, encoded by the coding sequence ATGAAAACTGAACGACAAAAGATGACTGATGGTGAACCTTATAAACAATTTGATGAAGACTTACAAGCTCGTCGTCGTTATATTCGTAAACAATTAAAATTGATTAACAATCTAGACGATAATAGCAAACAAAATGATCTTATAAAGCAGCTCTTTGGTGACTGTGGTAAAAGTTTGTGGATTGAAGATGGTTTAGAATTTGATTATGGATATAATATTCATATTGGAGACTCATTTTATGGTAATTATCATTTAACCTTGTTGGATACTTGCCCAATCACGATTGGTGACAATTGTTATTTTGGACCTGATGTTGGTTTATATACGCCAGTCCATCCAATCAATCCAGACGAAAGAAAAGCCGATGTCGAATCAGGTAAGCCTATTACAATTGGGAACAATTGTTGGCTTGGCGGTCATGTGACAGTTTTACCTGGTGTAACTTTAGGTGAAAATGTTGTTGTCGGTGCTGGTTCAGTTGTTACCAAATCATTTGGTGATAATGTTGTCTTAGTTGGCAATCCTGCACGAGTAATTAAAACGGTAAAATAA
- the thiD gene encoding bifunctional hydroxymethylpyrimidine kinase/phosphomethylpyrimidine kinase, producing MVNEFPQALTIAGSDSDGSAGMQADLHTFFVRKTYGTSVITACVAGNSYGIHDSVTMPERFINQEFKDLADDFKIKAAKTGMLDDTNMIKLVVENYKKYDFGPLVVDPVIVTKHGNMLLKEDALATLIEKLVPLATVITPNFYEAEKLTNKEIKSDKDIKQAAQALIKMGAKNVIIKGKHIAGETKQVKDYVLLESGKDFWIDGPYYDTTHKNGTGDSLSAAITAEIAKGTSIEDSIRIADDYVDKAIKNGIEVGHKFGPINHWAE from the coding sequence ATGGTAAATGAATTTCCACAAGCTTTAACAATTGCAGGTTCAGACAGCGATGGTAGTGCTGGTATGCAAGCTGATTTGCATACTTTCTTTGTAAGAAAAACTTATGGAACATCAGTCATCACAGCATGTGTTGCTGGTAATTCATATGGAATTCATGATAGCGTCACAATGCCTGAAAGATTTATCAATCAAGAATTTAAAGATTTGGCTGATGATTTTAAAATCAAAGCTGCTAAAACTGGAATGCTAGATGATACTAATATGATTAAATTAGTTGTTGAAAATTATAAAAAATATGATTTTGGTCCACTAGTTGTCGATCCAGTAATCGTTACCAAACATGGTAACATGTTATTAAAAGAAGATGCATTGGCTACATTAATCGAAAAACTAGTGCCATTGGCAACTGTTATTACACCTAACTTCTATGAAGCTGAAAAATTAACCAATAAAGAGATTAAGTCTGATAAAGATATAAAACAAGCTGCACAAGCATTAATTAAAATGGGCGCCAAAAATGTAATTATTAAAGGCAAACACATTGCTGGTGAAACTAAACAAGTAAAAGATTACGTACTGTTAGAGTCTGGCAAAGATTTTTGGATTGACGGCCCTTACTATGATACTACCCATAAAAATGGTACTGGTGATTCACTATCTGCTGCCATTACCGCTGAAATTGCTAAAGGAACATCGATTGAAGATTCAATTAGAATTGCTGATGATTATGTAGATAAAGCCATTAAAAATGGTATCGAAGTTGGTCACAAATTTGGTCCTATTAATCATTGGGCAGAATAG
- a CDS encoding ABC transporter ATP-binding protein: MIFISKLINYVKIFWQSFKLFWQAAKVTSSILLILIPIQALIPSILIKISQVMMDGLLHHNFSNELIVFWGIAFFVSVATIPINTSLQGILTDKLIAFVNIKLMKKSADIKGLNLFENADFYDNLQLVSSEASWRPVNLIVFGISMVREIITILSMMILLSNYSIFIAFILLLSIIPQSIISYHIQQNSFETMVTRSPDARKIQYYSETLLTQKDAKEVRLFGLFNFFIDSYHNVYQKMHSKMKKVRLTQMWNSLIFLLISAFLSVFSLVWIIQKIRNNEISAGSFLVFVSTLTATTASVYALIENSSLLYDTLLYMKKYFNFMNIKEQNDYSGTLAFPNDFKSIDYNHLSFSYPGQNELALNDVSFNVKSGERIAIVGENGSGKSTLVKLLMRFYDPVKGNIKINNKDINKMNIDDYRKNLSAVFQDYSKFYLPIKDSVGLGNIRKLNDKQSIINAMQDGNFYETFKNKNLSLNTMLGKQFDNGIDLSGGQWQKLAISRAFMADSKIIILDEPTASLDPRSEFNIYQSFIKMTENKTVFFITHRMSAVKLADEVLVLKSGKIVGFDSHDKLMKNNKYYADLYNLQAKSFE; this comes from the coding sequence ATGATATTTATCAGTAAGTTAATTAATTATGTAAAAATATTTTGGCAAAGCTTTAAGCTGTTTTGGCAGGCTGCCAAAGTCACTAGTTCTATTTTATTAATTTTAATTCCAATTCAAGCTTTGATTCCTTCAATTTTAATTAAAATTTCTCAAGTTATGATGGATGGATTGCTTCATCATAATTTTTCAAATGAATTGATTGTATTTTGGGGAATTGCATTTTTTGTATCGGTTGCTACAATTCCGATTAATACATCACTTCAGGGTATTTTAACTGATAAGTTAATCGCTTTTGTTAATATTAAATTAATGAAAAAATCTGCAGATATTAAGGGCCTGAATCTATTTGAAAATGCAGATTTTTACGATAATTTACAATTAGTTAGCTCTGAAGCTTCGTGGCGCCCAGTTAATTTAATTGTATTTGGTATTAGCATGGTTAGAGAGATTATTACGATTTTATCAATGATGATTCTTTTATCAAATTATAGTATTTTTATTGCATTTATTTTATTGTTATCAATTATTCCTCAAAGTATTATTAGTTATCATATTCAACAAAATTCTTTTGAAACTATGGTAACAAGAAGTCCTGATGCACGAAAAATTCAATACTATAGTGAAACTCTGTTAACCCAAAAGGATGCAAAAGAGGTTAGATTATTTGGACTCTTTAACTTTTTCATTGATTCATATCATAATGTTTATCAAAAAATGCATAGTAAAATGAAAAAGGTTCGCTTAACTCAAATGTGGAATTCATTAATTTTTTTATTAATTAGTGCATTCTTAAGTGTTTTTAGCCTAGTTTGGATCATTCAAAAAATAAGAAATAATGAAATTTCTGCAGGAAGCTTTCTAGTCTTTGTTTCAACTTTAACAGCAACTACTGCTAGTGTTTATGCTTTAATTGAAAATTCTAGCCTTTTGTATGATACGTTACTATACATGAAAAAATACTTTAATTTTATGAACATTAAAGAACAAAATGATTATTCAGGAACTTTGGCTTTTCCAAATGATTTTAAATCTATTGATTATAATCATTTATCATTTAGTTATCCTGGTCAAAATGAACTAGCGTTAAATGACGTTTCATTTAATGTTAAATCAGGTGAAAGAATCGCAATTGTTGGTGAAAATGGTTCTGGTAAATCAACATTAGTTAAATTATTAATGCGGTTTTATGATCCTGTTAAAGGGAATATTAAAATTAATAATAAAGACATTAACAAAATGAATATTGATGATTATCGTAAAAATTTAAGTGCTGTTTTCCAAGATTATTCAAAATTCTATTTACCAATTAAGGATTCAGTTGGACTAGGTAATATTAGAAAATTGAATGATAAACAATCAATTATTAATGCGATGCAGGATGGTAATTTTTATGAAACTTTTAAAAATAAAAATTTATCATTAAATACAATGTTAGGAAAACAATTTGATAATGGAATTGATCTGTCAGGTGGGCAATGGCAAAAGTTAGCAATTTCAAGAGCTTTTATGGCTGATTCTAAGATAATTATTTTAGATGAACCCACAGCTTCATTAGATCCTAGAAGTGAATTTAATATTTATCAAAGTTTTATCAAAATGACAGAGAATAAAACAGTTTTCTTTATTACTCACAGAATGTCAGCTGTTAAGTTAGCAGATGAGGTATTAGTTTTGAAATCTGGAAAAATTGTTGGTTTTGATAGTCATGACAAACTTATGAAAAATAATAAATATTATGCAGATTTGTATAATTTGCAGGCGAAATCATTTGAATAG
- a CDS encoding NAD(P)H-dependent oxidoreductase, whose amino-acid sequence MKTLVIVSHPEYDNSMTESFLNQCQNDIDSVDFLVLDHLTDNYQFNVEQEQQRLIKYDRILFQFPMYWYSSPALLKKYEDDVFTRRFTYANEDGKLKGKELGIITTIGEPLRNYTVGGSEGFSINELLKPYQALAFKAGMNFIKPFTVDQFAYMTNAQKSKLLVDYRNYLTNDDINSFSSKQRWYFEQLEELKEQLSPEKQTKLAVIIDYLKNNYDQLDEIKWELDLIKKEEDE is encoded by the coding sequence ATGAAAACATTAGTAATTGTTTCACATCCAGAATATGATAATTCAATGACTGAATCTTTCTTAAATCAATGCCAAAATGATATTGACTCAGTTGACTTTTTAGTCCTTGATCATTTAACCGATAATTATCAATTTAATGTTGAGCAAGAACAACAAAGGTTAATTAAGTATGATCGAATCTTATTTCAATTTCCGATGTATTGGTATAGTTCACCGGCATTATTAAAGAAATATGAGGATGATGTTTTTACAAGACGTTTTACTTATGCGAATGAAGATGGAAAATTAAAGGGTAAAGAATTAGGAATTATCACTACCATTGGAGAACCACTAAGAAACTATACGGTCGGTGGAAGCGAAGGCTTTAGCATTAATGAACTATTAAAGCCATATCAAGCTTTGGCATTTAAAGCCGGGATGAACTTCATCAAACCATTTACAGTCGATCAATTTGCTTACATGACAAATGCTCAAAAAAGTAAGTTATTAGTTGATTATCGTAATTATTTAACCAATGATGACATCAATAGCTTTAGCAGTAAGCAAAGATGGTACTTTGAACAATTAGAAGAATTAAAAGAACAATTAAGTCCAGAAAAGCAAACTAAATTAGCAGTTATCATTGATTATTTAAAGAACAATTATGATCAGTTAGATGAAATAAAGTGGGAACTAGATTTAATTAAGAAAGAAGAGGATGAATAA
- a CDS encoding ABC transporter substrate-binding protein — protein MKKYKKWVAAGLTMASALALAACSNSDNSEVKSGYKPSVKMDSAYNNTAKSSSTYNNGTLKVAEYNSSPFAGISSPALMTNGEDQDVYSPGLSSLFKTDADNKIVDGGMANLKLDKSAKTATITLRKNAKWSNGMPVTAKDVEYAYEVIASPDTTSQQYSDDWKAIDGMEAFHSGKAKTISGITMPDGEKGNVVKIQYNKFAPALKFGGNSFMWSSPEPYEYEKNVPIAKLGSSSQVRKDPIFAGPYKLSKQVTGESTSWVPNKFYYGKKAQIKNITIQVVNENNFYSSLKDKQFDFSISGGISTEYPKVKQLSDYTTVGTVGTSFGYIGFNLGHMDTKTQTNVMDKNSKMSNLKLRQAMMYALDIGALRKKFNNGLAWQPNSLISPYYKNYYNSKSPRYTLNVDKANKLLDEAGYKKQGKWRVQPNGKPLTINYGTMTGTPASEAQDNYYLQQWRKVGLNVNYASGRPMDMNKLYAILQKPKQNEVDVFSGGFSTNSEPTPTGLFGAGAAFNMGHFATDKNTELLNNMNNAKSWDDSYRAQQFKDWQTYMQNQAAYVPVTMSLSWTPVNKRVKGYDARPTDTEFWSNLSLTNSDPE, from the coding sequence ATGAAAAAATATAAGAAATGGGTCGCTGCAGGACTCACAATGGCATCTGCATTAGCACTTGCTGCATGTTCAAACAGCGATAATTCAGAAGTTAAATCAGGATATAAACCATCGGTTAAGATGGATTCAGCTTACAATAATACTGCTAAGAGCTCCTCTACATATAATAATGGAACCCTAAAAGTAGCCGAATATAATTCATCACCATTTGCTGGAATTTCATCACCTGCATTAATGACTAATGGTGAAGATCAAGATGTCTATTCACCAGGTTTATCTTCATTATTTAAAACTGATGCTGATAATAAAATTGTTGATGGTGGAATGGCTAATCTTAAGTTAGATAAATCAGCTAAAACTGCTACAATTACATTAAGAAAAAATGCTAAGTGGTCTAATGGAATGCCAGTGACTGCAAAAGATGTAGAATATGCATATGAAGTAATTGCATCTCCTGATACAACATCTCAACAATATTCTGATGATTGGAAAGCAATTGATGGGATGGAAGCATTCCATTCTGGAAAAGCTAAGACAATTTCAGGAATTACCATGCCAGATGGCGAAAAGGGTAACGTTGTTAAGATTCAATACAATAAATTTGCCCCAGCATTGAAATTTGGTGGTAACTCATTTATGTGGTCATCACCAGAACCATACGAGTATGAAAAGAATGTTCCAATTGCTAAATTGGGTTCTTCATCACAAGTTAGAAAAGATCCTATCTTTGCTGGTCCATACAAGTTGAGTAAACAAGTAACTGGTGAATCAACATCATGGGTTCCTAATAAATTTTACTATGGTAAAAAGGCACAAATTAAAAATATTACAATCCAAGTTGTAAATGAAAATAACTTCTATAGTTCACTTAAAGATAAACAATTTGATTTTTCAATTAGCGGTGGAATTAGTACTGAATATCCTAAGGTAAAACAATTAAGTGATTACACAACTGTAGGAACGGTTGGAACATCTTTTGGTTACATTGGTTTTAACTTAGGTCACATGGATACTAAGACTCAAACTAATGTTATGGATAAAAATTCTAAAATGTCTAATCTTAAGTTAAGACAAGCTATGATGTATGCATTAGATATTGGCGCTTTAAGAAAGAAATTTAATAATGGACTAGCATGGCAACCAAATTCTTTAATTTCTCCATATTACAAGAATTACTACAATTCTAAGTCACCACGTTACACTTTGAATGTTGACAAAGCTAATAAATTGTTAGACGAAGCTGGTTACAAGAAACAAGGTAAATGGCGTGTTCAACCTAATGGTAAACCACTTACCATTAATTATGGTACTATGACTGGTACTCCAGCTAGTGAAGCTCAAGATAATTACTACTTACAACAATGGCGTAAAGTTGGCTTAAATGTTAACTATGCAAGTGGTCGTCCAATGGATATGAACAAACTATATGCAATCTTACAAAAACCTAAACAAAATGAAGTTGATGTATTCTCTGGAGGATTTTCAACTAATTCTGAACCAACTCCTACTGGTTTATTTGGTGCTGGTGCAGCATTTAATATGGGTCACTTTGCAACTGATAAGAATACTGAATTATTGAATAACATGAACAATGCTAAATCATGGGATGATTCTTACCGTGCACAACAATTCAAAGATTGGCAAACATATATGCAGAATCAAGCTGCATATGTTCCGGTTACAATGTCATTATCATGGACCCCTGTTAACAAGCGTGTAAAGGGCTATGATGCAAGACCAACAGACACTGAATTCTGGAGTAACTTATCACTTACCAACTCTGATCCAGAATAG